Proteins from a genomic interval of Diospyros lotus cultivar Yz01 chromosome 6, ASM1463336v1, whole genome shotgun sequence:
- the LOC127804331 gene encoding uncharacterized protein LOC127804331, with translation MADSGNSADRSTREVPGNVGQGSGTAPPEVPVTDLPAAVQTGGEGSSTAASGSGPSEPAPPPPPPPPPAAAQAAGGGPYVCHLCNPPTAFDNDRAMAGHMRRHRDRAWRGSFPPPVFSRQEFMGDDIARGLLNAPIQEQEAALAAERGFVHHFDLNVGVPGADEPAPAGPSGSDIPANGLSEDDTV, from the coding sequence ATGGCCGATTCCGGAAACTCTGCCGACCGAAGCACCCGAGAAGTCCCAGGAAACGTCGGCCAAGGGTCCGGAACTGCTCCTCCGGAAGTTCCAGTTACTGACCTCCCCGCCGCCGTACAAACCGGTGGCGAGGGCAGCTCTACTGCTGCTTCTGGGTCTGGCCCTTCTGAGCCCGCACCGCCcccgcctcctcctcctcctcctgctgCTGCTCAGGCAGCAGGCGGTGGCCCATATGTTTGCCACTTGTGCAACCCGCCCACAGCGTTCGACAACGACAGGGCAATGGCGGGGCATATGCGCAGGCATAGAGACAGGGCATGGAGAGGTTCATTTCCACCTCCTGTCTTTAGTAGACAAGAATTCATGGGCGATGACATCGCCAGGGGGCTGCTGAACGCCCCAATCCAAGAACAGGAGGCGGCGCTCGCCGCCGAGAGGGGGTTTGTCCACCACTTCGATCTGAACGTGGGGGTGCCGGGGGCGGACGAGCCTGCCCCGGCCGGGCCATCTGGGAGCGACATTCCTGCCAATGGTCTCTCGGAGGACGACACTGTCTGA